From Oncorhynchus masou masou isolate Uvic2021 chromosome 7, UVic_Omas_1.1, whole genome shotgun sequence, one genomic window encodes:
- the LOC135543480 gene encoding ras-related protein Rab-9A-like, with product MTAKSSLLKVILLGDGGVGKSSLMNRYVTNKFDTHLFHTIGVEFLNKELEVDGRTVTLQIWDTAGQERFRSLRTPFYRGSDCCLLTFSMDDNQSFHNLNNWKKEFAYYADVKEPEKFPFVILGNKLDVPERQVSGEDARQWCRENGGHPYFETSAKDSTNVVAAFEEAVRRVLAQEEGGEHLIPTDTMDLHRKPRSGASCC from the coding sequence ATGACAGCCAAGTCGTCCCTGCTCAAGGTGATCCTCCTGGGGGATGGCGGCGTGGGCAAGTCCTCTCTCATGAACCGCTACGTCACCAACAAGTTTGACACGCATCTCTTCCACACCATTGGCGTGGAGTTCCTAAACAAGGAGCTGGAGGTGGACGGGCGCACCGTGACGCTCCAAATCTGGGACACGGCGGGCCAGGAGCGCTTCCGCTCGCTCCGGACACCTTTCTACCGTGGCTCCGACTGTTGTCTCCTAACCTTCAGCATGGATGACAACCAGAGCTTCCACAATCTCAACAACTGGAAGAAGGAATTTGCCTACTACGCTGATGTCAAGGAACCTGAGAAGTTCCCATTCGTGATCCTGGGTAATAAGTTGGATGTGCCAGAGAGGCAGGTTTCGGGCGAGGACGCCCGCCAGTGGTGCCGCGAGAACGGCGGCCACCCGTACTTTGAGACAAGCGCCAAGGACTCGACCAACGTGGTGGCGGCTTTTGAGGAGGCGGTGAGGAGGGTGCTGGCGCAGGAGGAAGGGGGGGAGCACCTCATCCCGACGGACACAATGGACCTGCACAGGAAGCCGCGCTCTGGCGCCTCCTGCTGCTGA
- the LOC135543482 gene encoding transcription elongation factor A N-terminal and central domain-containing protein-like, producing the protein MSVEEMANEELQWLREEYSSRGVSEMQLHQDLEGTPTQKLRCEGSDCRVTRVSRGTLFLPAWFHQATADQDAMTFVTCSRCGEQWYHSGWV; encoded by the coding sequence ATGTCTGTGGAGGAGATGGCCAATGAGGAGCTCCAGTGGCTAAGGGAGGAGTACTCGTCGCGGGGGGTGAGCGAGATGCAGCTCCACCAGGACCTGGAGGGGACACCCACCCAGAAGCTGCGGTGCGAGGGGTCGGACTGCAGGGTGACGCGGGTGTCCCGAGGCACGCTGTTTCTGCCGGCGTGGTTTCACCAGGCCACTGCAGACCAGGATGCCATGACCTTTGTGACCTGTAGCAGGTGTGGGGAGCAGTGGTACCACAGCGGCTGGGTGTAA